In a single window of the Dryobates pubescens isolate bDryPub1 chromosome Z, bDryPub1.pri, whole genome shotgun sequence genome:
- the MRPL17 gene encoding 39S ribosomal protein L17, mitochondrial, protein MRLSVAAAISHGRVYRKFGLGPRSRLDMLRNLVTALVRHERIEAPWARADEMRGYAERLIDYAKLGDTNERAMRMANFWLTEKDLIHKLFKVLALRFQPHTGDYTRMMQIPNRETDRAKMAVIELKGNPYPPLIVRRRDTEKTLLNQLLKGYREDMKRAASSEAQKGTPV, encoded by the exons ATGCGGCTGTCGGTGGCGGCCGCTATCTCGCACGGGCGCGTGTACCGCAAATTTGGCCTGGGCCCGCGCTCGCGCCTCGACATGCTGCGCAACCTGGTGACGGCGCTGGTGCGCCATGAGCGCATCGAGGCGCCCTGGGCGCGGGCCGACGAGATGCGCGGCTATGCCGAAAGG CTCATTGACTACGCCAAACTGGGAGACACCAATGAGCGCGCCATGCGCATGGCGAATTTCTGGCTGACG GAGAAGGATCTCATCCACAAGCTGTTCAAGGTGCTGGCACTCCGCTTCCAGCCCCACACCGGCGACTACACGCGCATGATGCAGATCCCCAACCGTGAGACTGACCGCGCCAAGATGGCAGTCATTGAGCTCAAGGGGAACCCCTACCCACCGCTCATCGTCCGGCGCCGTGACACTGAGAAGACCCTGCTCAACCAGCTTCTGAAGGGTTACCGGGAGGACATGAAACGAGCGGCATCTTCAGAGGCCCAAAAGGGCACCCCTGTCTAG